In Candidatus Defluviibacterium haderslevense, the following are encoded in one genomic region:
- a CDS encoding arginine deiminase, translated as MSQRQDVYVDSEISELLKVIIHAPDAGIDRITPRRAGELLFDDIVYLPVMQREHETFENILKLFIGKDNVLETCTLIKESLDANEAYKKELIQLIKDFEELPESTVKLLFELPHHVLADVLISGYYPAEDQILFDPIPNFIFTRDIAVIVNEHVVITKASKYVRHRENLLTRFIFYAHPYFAHLMEENRLINLNLVNEFPPSRKGEPISIEGGDIMILNKDYLLIGSSERTTDHALMTLKNLLFERGIIKNVVEIEVPKERSYMHIDTLFTQINEKHFVGFKPIVKDGLGSYVTVFRITGEVVEYPSVVDFLHAEIDPEIEFIWSGGGESPYQEREQWTDGCNLLTIRPGVALTYDRNPYTEKAFRAAGYQVIHASEFMRQVEGGGLDVADIKNTIITLPSSELSRARGGTHCMSCPVLRK; from the coding sequence ATGAGCCAAAGACAAGATGTATACGTTGATTCTGAGATATCTGAATTGCTTAAAGTGATTATTCATGCACCTGATGCAGGAATTGATCGAATCACACCAAGAAGGGCAGGGGAATTGCTTTTTGATGATATTGTTTATTTGCCAGTGATGCAACGGGAACATGAGACGTTTGAGAATATTCTAAAGCTCTTTATTGGTAAGGACAACGTGCTTGAGACCTGCACTTTGATAAAGGAATCCTTAGACGCCAATGAAGCTTATAAAAAAGAACTCATACAGTTGATTAAGGATTTTGAAGAATTACCGGAAAGCACCGTTAAATTACTTTTTGAATTGCCGCATCATGTATTAGCTGATGTTTTGATTTCAGGTTATTATCCTGCCGAAGATCAGATTTTGTTTGACCCAATTCCTAATTTTATTTTTACTCGGGATATTGCGGTAATTGTCAACGAACATGTCGTCATTACCAAAGCATCTAAATATGTTAGACATCGTGAGAATTTATTGACCCGGTTTATATTTTATGCGCATCCCTATTTTGCACATTTAATGGAAGAAAATAGATTGATCAATTTGAATTTGGTGAATGAATTTCCACCATCCCGTAAAGGTGAACCCATTTCAATCGAGGGCGGAGACATTATGATACTCAATAAAGATTATTTATTGATAGGAAGTAGTGAGCGGACTACAGATCATGCACTTATGACCTTGAAGAATTTACTGTTCGAACGTGGCATCATAAAGAACGTAGTCGAAATAGAAGTTCCAAAGGAACGTTCATATATGCATATAGATACCTTGTTTACTCAGATTAATGAAAAACACTTTGTAGGATTTAAACCCATAGTAAAAGATGGATTGGGGTCTTATGTTACTGTATTTAGAATAACCGGAGAAGTGGTAGAATATCCTTCTGTTGTTGATTTTTTACATGCTGAAATTGATCCTGAAATTGAATTTATTTGGAGTGGTGGTGGCGAGTCACCCTATCAGGAAAGGGAACAATGGACCGATGGGTGCAACTTGCTAACGATTAGACCCGGTGTGGCACTAACTTACGATCGTAATCCTTATACGGAGAAGGCCTTTAGAGCTGCAGGATATCAAGTCATCCATGCATCAGAATTTATGCGTCAGGTCGAAGGTGGAGGCTTGGATGTAGCCGATATTAAGAATACCATTATTACCTTACCTTCAAGTGAGTTGTCAAGAGCACGAGGAGGAACTCATTGTATGTCTTGTCCTGTTTTAAGAAAGTAA
- a CDS encoding nicotinamide mononucleotide transporter, whose translation MSYFYIDNTFFTLLDYPISYLEFYGTIAGIIAVWLAAKSNILTWPIGLINIMLFFIIFFQVQLYSDMFLQVYFFGISIYGWYNWIYEKKINIPIKVLELKYILFLTIGTLGLSLIFGFFIKNIHSIWPQVFTKPAAYPYTDSFVTIASIVANTLLAKRYFENWIIWIIVDIICIFLYAFKEIIFVSFEFFIFLLIAIYGHWSWWREYKLGKL comes from the coding sequence GTGTCCTATTTTTATATCGATAATACCTTCTTCACCCTTTTAGACTATCCAATAAGTTATTTAGAATTTTACGGAACTATAGCGGGAATTATTGCTGTTTGGCTGGCCGCGAAATCCAATATCCTAACCTGGCCCATTGGTTTAATCAATATCATGCTTTTCTTTATTATCTTCTTTCAAGTTCAACTCTATTCAGACATGTTTTTACAGGTCTATTTTTTTGGAATCAGCATTTATGGCTGGTATAATTGGATTTATGAAAAAAAAATAAATATTCCCATTAAAGTACTCGAATTAAAATACATCCTATTTTTAACCATTGGAACATTGGGATTAAGTTTAATCTTTGGCTTTTTTATAAAAAACATTCATTCTATTTGGCCTCAGGTTTTTACAAAACCAGCAGCTTATCCCTATACTGATTCTTTTGTAACCATAGCAAGCATAGTTGCGAATACCCTATTGGCAAAACGATATTTTGAAAATTGGATCATTTGGATTATCGTTGATATTATTTGTATTTTTCTCTATGCATTTAAAGAAATCATTTTTGTTTCTTTTGAATTTTTTATTTTCTTACTCATCGCTATTTATGGACATTGGTCTTGGTGGCGAGAATACAAATTGGGCAAGTTATAA
- a CDS encoding YihY/virulence factor BrkB family protein, giving the protein MKNKWNEWWNKFLQWPIIVNIVIWSQNHSLPGFHDVSIYTTLTFIRNELNKNDLNTRASAMSYSFFLALFPSLIFLFTLTAYFPKSWDFYSAMENSIISVMPDRAQDYIWKDIVSTIRPKAKSGLLSIGFILALVFASNGMLTMMKGFDKTYKSSFRKRSWTQKQLIAILLTFLLGILLIFSVLILILGGQIFKWIFGILHLSKLTVIAVKFFQYLIIILLFYSVIELMYRLAPALKKPFSFFSPGTIFATIGSIITSVLFGYFVDHFSTYHKVYGAISALIITLIWIRLNVLILILGFELNAGIIINRDIRQLALIQDEED; this is encoded by the coding sequence TTGAAAAATAAATGGAATGAATGGTGGAATAAATTTTTACAATGGCCTATCATAGTAAATATAGTGATATGGAGTCAGAACCATTCATTGCCGGGATTTCATGATGTAAGTATTTATACAACTTTAACTTTTATTCGAAATGAACTGAATAAAAATGATCTGAATACCAGAGCAAGTGCGATGTCCTATAGTTTTTTTTTAGCCTTGTTTCCATCATTGATTTTCTTATTTACATTAACGGCTTATTTTCCGAAGAGTTGGGATTTTTATTCTGCCATGGAGAATTCCATTATATCTGTAATGCCAGATCGAGCCCAAGATTATATTTGGAAAGATATAGTTAGTACCATTCGACCTAAAGCAAAGAGTGGATTATTATCCATAGGATTTATTTTAGCCTTAGTGTTTGCATCTAATGGTATGTTGACGATGATGAAAGGATTTGATAAAACATATAAATCCAGTTTTCGAAAACGATCGTGGACTCAGAAGCAATTGATTGCTATATTACTGACGTTCTTATTAGGTATATTATTGATTTTTTCCGTATTGATTTTAATTTTAGGTGGTCAGATTTTTAAATGGATATTTGGCATACTGCATTTAAGTAAATTGACAGTGATCGCAGTCAAATTTTTTCAATACTTGATTATTATCTTATTATTTTATTCCGTTATCGAATTGATGTATCGCTTAGCTCCTGCATTAAAGAAGCCATTTAGTTTCTTTTCTCCGGGTACTATTTTTGCTACTATAGGTTCCATCATAACTTCCGTTTTATTCGGATATTTTGTGGATCATTTTTCAACCTATCATAAAGTCTATGGTGCTATTTCAGCATTGATTATAACGCTGATTTGGATCCGATTGAATGTATTAATCTTGATTCTAGGATTTGAATTGAATGCTGGAATTATCATTAATAGAGATATAAGGCAATTGGCATTAATTCAAGATGAAGAAGATTAA
- a CDS encoding acyl-CoA thioesterase codes for MFTHTTQVRVRYGETDKMGFVYYGYYSLYYEIGRVEALRSLGLDYKSMEDQMHIFMPVVSLNVRYLRPAHYDDLLTLETSIIKWPNTSIQFDTKILNEKGDWLNQGQVVLCFLDIASRKRVEMPELLIQKLSPYFEK; via the coding sequence ATGTTTACACATACCACACAAGTTCGGGTCAGATATGGTGAAACCGACAAAATGGGTTTTGTTTATTACGGATATTATTCCCTGTATTATGAAATTGGTCGTGTGGAAGCTTTAAGATCTTTGGGATTGGATTATAAATCCATGGAAGATCAAATGCATATTTTCATGCCTGTAGTTTCATTAAATGTGAGATACCTGAGACCGGCACACTACGATGATTTATTAACTCTTGAGACCAGTATTATTAAATGGCCCAACACCAGTATTCAATTCGATACTAAAATTCTAAATGAGAAAGGGGACTGGTTAAATCAGGGTCAGGTAGTATTGTGTTTTTTGGATATAGCGTCCAGGAAAAGAGTGGAAATGCCGGAATTATTGATCCAAAAATTAAGTCCTTATTTTGAAAAATAA